In Sorex araneus isolate mSorAra2 chromosome 11, mSorAra2.pri, whole genome shotgun sequence, the sequence ttgaggagggcattggtggtgggaagtgtacactggtgaagggattgatgctggaacattgtaagattgaaacccaatcatggacaactttgtaattgttaTCTTTTGGtaactcaaaaataatttctttttaaagtaaagatCTACAGTAATAGTTTCCTTTGGTGTAGGAAAGAAAGAGGACCAACTCCACATTcggttttatatttaatttttaaaaacattttatcaaaGCACCAAGATTTCTTTATTCATTACAATACTCATGTTCAGTTTTAATAAACTTTCATTTgtaatatacaaaagaaaaaaccccaaaacttagAGCAAGCGAACATAATTTTCCACTTCTCATCTTTCACACAATGTAGCATGATTAAGAAAGTGAAATCTTGTCCCTTTTGTATAAATTCCAATATTTATCTTGCCAAGCTAAAGCCAAGGAGGAGATTGAGCGTGTGATTGGCAGACACCGGAGTCCTTCAATGCAGGACAGGAGCAACATGCCCTACATGGATGCCTTGATACATGAAATCCAGAGATATATGTACATTGTCCCCAATGGCCTGCCTCATGCTGTGACTCAGAACATTAAGTTCAGTGAATACCTTATTCCAAATGTGAAAATTTTTTCCTCTATACTTCTTAGGAATATAGGCTATCAGCCCTTTAAGTATGCAAATATAATCTACTTGAGTCTATACACCCCTCTTCTTTGGAGCTTTCTTTTCTCGgatttattctttttgtgttCAGCCGTTGTTTCAGTACTGGacctaaaacaaaaatgttgattttttttgtcttatagtCAGGGTATgaacaatgaattttttaaaacctaCCCTCAGATAAAGTCACAAAAATGGAAAGCACAggaactctttcttttttaagtgctTTCTGTAATTCAGAACCTCCATGCTTTTGACTCTTTTCCAGTGTGTATTTCATAGTTTGTAGTAATTATTTGTTGGAGAGGTCTTTCCAAAGAAGTTTCATAGCTATAATGACTATCaatatttctcatttattcttaGCTATTGCTAAATAAATACTCCTTTAAAACTGTGACTGTATCACATGATTTGAaatttttggtctttgtttttgttttggcattttgagtcacatctggtgatgctcagcggttacttctggttctgcaccaggaattactccaggcggtacaagggggatgatatgggatgacCCAGATAGAATCcagtctggctgtgctcaaggcaagtgcccagccagctatactatcattctggcccctgatttGAAATTCTTGTGTGATAATCTAATCAAAATACCATGACATATACTTCTTCTGACTATTTTTTTAGTAATCATGGCATTGTCCTCtgcagtttgtttttattatatgttGGTATTTATTAATCCCTTATGAGGAATGTAGATTATTCTATCTTTCTTTAAAACTTATCACTTTTAGTTAGATAAACAGTTCAATTGCTGGTAGGTGTATTTCTGTTAAGTTTAGGACAATCCTATGTTATTGTTTGTTCATTTCAACTTCGAATTGAGAGTTTGGGTATGGCTCTAGGCTGTTACTTAATCCAAAAATTTAGGTTGTGGGGAGTCACCACAATGAATCTGAAGTGTCAAGGAAGTTCTCACCACTCTGGGAGGGAGCTGCAACTTCTATGTCACTGCATGATATTTGCATTCTTTCTGGtatctgtcttcttttctttttttttttctttttgggtcacacctggcgatacacacaGGTTACTCcttactcatgcactcaggaatcatactcgctgtgctcagaggaccatatggaatgctgaaaattgaacccgggttggccacgtgcgaggcaaaggcccaacccgctgtgctaccactccagcacCTCTGTCTTCTTTTCTCAATTCCCCAGCAATAATATAATGGTAgattttgagaatttttcttctctctctgtgccaCAAAACCCACAGCCATGCATTTATAGgtcccggtccagacaaggtcagacccgaagacctgaagaatatgccaccagtactcgtcaatacactcgcttggctcttcacatgctacctgtccgtatgcaaggtacCATCCCAATGGAAAGCCAGCAACACTGTTCTGTTGTAAAAGACACTGTCAACTATTTCCCAAGCTGCCTGTCATCCATCATCTATAAGTTATTTAATTGATTCATCCTGAATGAAATAGGCAGaaaactagataaaggacaaccatgcaagcaagctacgttctgaaaaggattcagcacaatcgaccatatccacacagtgaccaagctcagtgaagtttcctgagagttcaagatgctgctctatctaacATTTATCATTTAAAGTGAGtctttggggccggagagatagcaaagtgggtagggcgttcgccttgcacgcggccgaccagggttcaatccccggcatcctatatggtcccccaagtactgccatgagtaattcctgagtgcaaagccaggagtaaccactgagcgtcgctgggtgtgacccaaaaagaaaaaaaattagccttAAAGTGggtctttgattctattgagactaaagcagtcatcgaagcctccagctccaggcacatctttttgactccaccattcttcctgcactaacatacacctcagagacctgggccctaagaaaacaggatgagaacgttattcaggtatcccaaaaaggaattgaaactGCCCactaacgagatggtcagacttcttcatcaaaacactgaatgaatggtttgagtctctccgttttcctggagcaagcagatatcatggGCTACACTATGACTCAACAGGGACGAATGTAGATGTTACaggctcctgcttgagcaaatcaaagatcaatgggatgacaagtaatacaagtgatagatTTACATAGAATAGTGTTACAGACTTTTAGATGATCCAATCATGTTTGTAGATTCTTACTCTCCTATTTGCTCATGAGTTCTAGGTCCAAATTTTTGATCACTCTCTTCTTGGCTAACAAAGATAGTAACTTTAGTTATCTCTCATTGTCATTCAAAATTAACTTGTAACAAGTCCCTTCTCCTGGAAGATAGGCCCATATACTTTCTGGTTTAATAGCTCAAGCATTGGCATGTGTAAAGGAATTTAGTGTATCAcctcattttatgtttataataaacaaaataaaattttcttatccaTTTATATATCACTTGCAATGAGGCACTGAAATGTTATACAACTTTCCTATAGCCAAAGAACTTAATTTTATGGAAAGAAAATAGTTCATTAATTCTGAAAACCAAACTTCAAGTCATTACATTTCATAACATTCCCGAGTTTAAGAAAATCCCATCACAAGTCAGACATGTTATTTCATTTCTGTGAGAACATATCAGTTGAAAACACAGAGTGAATAGTTTCTGATTTTGATGAGAGTGAAGGGTTTTCAGGAATATGACTCCTAGACTTTTGTAGAAGGCCTAATAACATAGATCCAAAAGGAAATGTTATACTTTACAAAGACAGGACCTTGAGATAACAGTGCAATTTACCTGTCAAAAATaatgctcttaaaaaaaaaaaacaaagaactatgCAGTGAAAGGGGCAGAGacgtagtacagcagataaggtgcttcccTCTCATGTAGCCAACCAGGATTTGTCTGTTGCATCCCTTCTGGtcctccagcccaccaggagtggttcctgagcagtaaagagccaggaatgagatcctagcatcccagatgtgacccccaaaccaaaaagtgcACTGCAGAGGACTTCCTAAATTTTCCCACAAGCAAATGCTTTGGCCAGGCTGAAAAGATTGGCCTTGCAGTCAATAAATAATATCTTGGACTTGCCTTACATGGTTTAATTCCTGTTAGACTTATTCATTAATCTGATCcgtttcagggaaaaaaattctcCTTTCCTGTTGTCTCAACATTCAcatctataaaagaaaatgatcagaTGAGAGACTTGTTTTGAACCCCATGACActctcttttatttaatattttatttactttggtttggggggggggtcactcctggctgtgttgacggcttacttctggctctaggctcagagattatatggagtgctggagtacaaacccaggtaagctgcatgaaaggcaaatgcccaccaaCTGACTGTCTGCTCCACCACTTTTCCCCTCTACCCTACCCTTCCCCTACCCTAGTCAGCGACCTTTATAACtcactttttttcctccttctatcAGGGCACAAACATTTTTACATCTCTGACATCTGTCCTTTATGACGCCAAAGAGTTTCCAAATCCAGAGGGATTTGATCCTGACCAACTCCTGGATGAAAGTGGCAACATTAAGAAGAGCACCTACTTCATGGTCTCTTCAGCAGGCAAGCAAGcttcatttttatctataaaaaagGGGGTTGTTCTGGAAATAAAACTCCACAAAGATTTTTCTCTCCTGCCCTGTCCAGTTAGACAATTCAAAAATTCACTGAGGACATTATATGTAACAGACCTAGGTCTATATTCAGGGATACCAAGAGGAAGACTCATTAACAGATGAGACTAGAAAGAGAATGTTTTTCAGGAGTTGCTGCAGGAGCCTAGAGAGAAGACTTGTATCTTCTGGTCAGCAGGGATAGAGAACAGCAGTTTGAGATTAAAGAAAGGCCCATCTGAGATGTTCCTTCAACATAACCAGGTTTCTGGGCAGAAGGTGGTAACATACTCAGAATGGTCAATTGGAGAGTTTAAAGATGATACTAATTTTTGGAGGCATTGGCAGGAATAAGGGAAGTAACAAGATGTGAAAAAGAACTCAGAAACTAACATTAGTGAGGTGTTACAATTTTAGATTACTACAGACAGGAAAAGGAGTCTGTCTCTGTATTCCAGAGACTTTTAGCAAAGAGAAAGGAATGCCTCAACATGTAAGAGAATTCAGAGGTTGACTAACTGGTGGCCTGTCAAGGTGGAACTGAGGAAATAAATGcgataatatttataatatataacccTTTGAACTTATCCCTGTCTGATTATTCACACACTATTAAAAAACactattctatttttgtttcattttcaggaAAAAGAGTATGTGTTGGAGAGGGCTTGTCCCGTATGCAGTTGTACATATTTCTGACTACTATTTTACAGCAGTTTACCTTGAAACCTCTGGTTGATTCAAAGGACATTGACACCTCTCCAGTTCTCAATGGAGTAGAGTCTGTCCCTCCCTTCTATAAACTATGTTTCGTTCCAGTCTGAAGAAATTATTGACTGCCAGATTGCAGAGCAATGCCTTCTGGCCTGTGTATTACACATTACCCACCTACTCCTTTGCAGCAGATATGACATTGCTGAACGCTGTCTCTTTTAATTTCCCACTCCACAAGATTCAGTTCAAATTTCTTGCATGAAATAAATCTGCTCTATATCTAGTAAAGCtactattttgttattatttagcTAGTACTTGTTACTATTTAGGAAGCATtataaacaatcactgtcactgtcatcccgttgctcatcgatttactcgagcggacaccagtctCCATTTtgcaacttgttactgtttttggcatgtcgagtacgctatgggtagcttgccagtctctaccatgcgggtgcaatactctcagcagcttgttgggctctccaagaggggaagaggaacTGAACATGGGTCTGCCATGTTAAAGGCGATagccctacctctgtgctgttgctccaaggACAAACACAActcaacacaaaaacattaatttttaaattttttacataaaatgtgtgaaaatacATATACTCACTTATATCTATTGCAATTATGAGTACAACCACCAAGATatagaaataaatcataaatttgtTCAGCAACAGATAAATGAGTAACAAAGCATTGGAGCATTAACACGATAGGATACAATGCAGCCATAGGAAAGATGTAATCATGAAATTTCTTACAACTTGGATGGAGCCTGAGGACATCATGTTCTTCTCATAGGGAGTGGGACAAATATTGTATGATCTTACTCATCTTTGGTACatggagaaagaaacaaaggaatggTAATATCAAGTAATACCCCTCGGCCCTGTATTACAAAACTGAGAATACAAATTGGGGTGGAATAGGGGAGGTGTTGGGGAATGGAAGTGACATAATAACATTGGTGGAGCGTTTTAACACTTTGAAGGTAGCAAGGTACGATACATGTTAACACTtttgtaaacatgtgacctaacATTTAATAAATCATTTGACCCTCTCTGAAGAGTggagttctttcttttctctcttttaatgcACTGTATTTACATAGttaagttttagatatacaataatgcagcaccaatcccaccaccagtattagTGTTCCTGCACTAAAGTTCCCAGGTTTCCTTGCATATCACCCCAGCCCTCTCCAGCCTGACCTTTATAAGTTCAGTTGTAGAAGTTTTGGTCCCTTGAGTTCAGTGTTGCTGACTATGTGATTTAGATATTTGGCCCTATCATTTTTTATCATCATCTTTTGTACCTTAACTTGTACCTGACCTGGCCCCTTTTGCTTCTCATTTGTCTATTCTGTCCCTCCCCTGGTGGAATTATTTTCTGATTGGAATTTACTCTAAAAACACCAATTTATTGATCATTAACCACATGACCACCTTTGCTGTTTGTTTCTGCAATAAATCAAAGTGCACTTGAGATGAAACAATATATAAACTTCAAAGACTAAGTGCAGAATTGATGATCACCTTCCATTTAGTGTGTATTTGTCTGTAGCTTTTAAGCTTTGAATTTTCAAAGCGCAGTGATGAACCTCTTCATTATTCTGGTATTTTGTCTTTTATGTTTGATTTCCCTTTTTCTGTGGAATCAAAATTCTACCAAAGGAAAGTTGCCGCCTGGCCCCACGCCTCTTCCAATTATTGGAAATATTCTACAGATAGATACCAATAACATCACCAAATCCTTAAACAAGGTGAGTACAATTACTTTTAACTATATTGCATGAGACAGCTAAATAAGACAGCTCAATGTCTGAATAAAATATGGTATCAAATACTATGGTTAAAAGATGTAGTTTTAAAGggcaaggtactcttggtagcttgccgggctctcagagaggggtgaagGATTTGAACACGGGTCCACCATGTGAAATGCGAACGTTCTACCCACTGAGTTATCACTCAAGCACATCATTCACAAGTCAACTAATATAAGTATACTATATCAaccaaaaagatataaaatataacacattATTTCAGTAGATGCTGAAAACCATCTGAGAAGATTCAACATATATTTTTGATAATCAAAGCAATAATTTGGGTTATCAGAGAAGAAACATACATTAACAAATTAATATATGGCAAACATGCAGCTAATAATGGTGGAATTGAGTAAATGCACAGCAAATACTTAATGGTGAAAGACTCAAAACCTTTTATCCTATGATCTGATACAAGACAAGATGTCCACTTTCATTTCAGTAACACAATGATTTTGAAAGTCCTAGCTTATGCAATttatcaagaaaaagatatataaGATATCCAAGTTAGAAAAGAAGCAaagctatcattatttgcagataacatcATAATATGGATAGAATGGAAATGGTTGTGTTTCAGTGGCAGAAatcttgctttgtatgtgtgggctctgggtttgattcctgtatCACCAATTTCACCACAAATTCAGAAATAGCTAATGAGTTCagaaaaaatacaatataaaattaatatacttcAGCCAAATAAATTTCTATATGTATCCTAGTAAGGAAAAGGACTATTAAGAAAAcaatcttatttataattttatcagaAAAGATAAAGTACCCAGGAATAAAGCCACAAATGGAAGTGAAAGTCTTATACACTAGAAATTATTAGACATTTGAGaaagaagagacacagagaaatagaaagatgTCTTGTGCCCATGTATTAGAAGAATATTATTGAAATGGTCATCTCAAGCATTTTACAGGTTTAGTGCAATCTCtataaaaatagtattatttcAAGGAAATAATACAAACAGTTCTAAAATTTGTGTGTAACCACAGAAATCCTAGAATAGTCAAAAACTATGacgaaagaaaagaaggaaaatggaatGATCATGATTTCAGAATTCAAAGTATAATGTAATAGTAACTACAATCATAAATAAAACAGTGTGATAGTATAACAAAAATAGCATAATACCAGAGGAATAAAATAGATGCCCAGAAATAAAATCATAGTTATGTAGAAACCCTTCTTTAACCAAAGAGTAAGGACCATACATgaagaaaggaaagtctctttaacctaACAGCATGGGGGAAAACTGGAAAAAGACATGTTTAAAAGAACCATAGAATGTTACTCACTATTTGCGATCATATAAAACAATTAACTAAAAATGAATTGAAGACTAGGAGCTGGAGATACAGTATTGCAGGTAGGGCAtatcttacacgtggccaacctgggttcaatcctatcATCACATATGGACCCTTgaacacttccagaagtgattccaaaAAGCtgaaccaggagtcaaccctcagcattgctgggtgtggctccaacttccaatttctttttttgctttttgcgtcacacctggcaattaaCAGGGGTTATCTcctagctttgcattcagaaattattcctggcagtgctccggggaccatatgggatgctgtaaatcaaacctgggttggtcttgtgcaaggcaaaacccctacctgcggtactatcgctccagccccccaaataaatttttttttttgctttttgggtcacacctggcgatgcacaggggttactcctggctcatacacacaggaatcactcctggcggtactcaggggaccatataggatgctgggaattgaaaccgggtcaaccgagtgcaaggcaaatgacctacccgctgtgctatcgctccagccccccaaataaatttttatatgaattaaatatttaaatattatgtcCCAAAGTATAAATTACATAAGGGTAAAACTGTGATAAAACCAAATAGGCAACCTAGTAATTGGGAGAAGATTTTTGTACATTATTTCCTGCTGATGGGTTGATATCAAACTATCTCAAGAACtcacacaaataaaaaacaaaaaatcaagcaACCCAATCAAAAAGTGGGCAAGAGAACTGAATAACACCTTTCCTGAGAAGACAGAGATGAATAAAGTATGACCCATCAATGAGTCAGAAACAAGAGAGaagctctgtcactgtcactgtcattgtcatcccattgctcatcaatttgctcaagcaggcaccagtaatgtctccactttgagacttgttattgcttttggcatatcaaatatgccgtgggtagcttgccaggctctgcactgtaTTTATAAATGGGGATACAACTCAAAACTATCATGATATATATCACctgacaccagtgagaatgacctatCTCAACAAAGTTGAACTTAGTGTTGccaaagatgcagagaaaaagaaactggtaTGCTCTtgatgaaaagaaattaataaagccTTATGGGAAATGTCATGGAGATTcttttaaaacactgaaaatgaaagTACCATATGGATTAAGCTTTTCCATTCTTAGGCATTTATCTAAAAGATATAAATACACTAGCTTGAAAAGATAATTGGTTGTCTGTATTAGTTACCAAGCTTTTCATAATAGCAAAATGTCACTCATCCTGAATACAGTTGACTGTATAAGGAAGTGGTGGTATATATATACTCAAAATGGTGAGTATACTAAATGAAGTAAGTAAGGAAGAGAAAGACTATTACTGAATAATTGAACTGATATGTAGAATATAGAAACTAGAACAACTAAACTAAAAAACCCAACATGTTAACTCATACATTTGATGGAATCTCAGGTAGTTATGGCAGACAAAGGGAGAGGGCATGGGAAGGGATGGACAGAGGCTCATTCTGATGCTAAAAGATACTAGAAATTATGTGGTTCATTTGTGTTACATACATATGTAACTCCTGTAAGATCAGTCTctgaaattctaaattttagagtGTTATAAATGagtgataaaaatttatttcctctctgCATTTTTAGTTTTGAAGAGCAAactattctattttctgtttatattccAGCTTGCAGAAGTCTATGGCCCTGTGTTCACTGTGTATTTTGGCATGAAGCCCATGGTGGTGCTGCATGGATATGATGCAGTGAAGGAAGCTTTGATAGATCATGGCGAGGTGTTTTCTGGCAGAGGAAGTTTCCCAGCGATAGATCACATGTCCAGAGGCTTAGGTAGGCTTCTCTTTGGGGCATGTATATGGGTTTGTAATTGTAAAGATTCAAATAGAGTAAGGAATCGGAAAttatacttataaaattttataataacatcataattctaatattttctatataagGATAATCCATACATAAAATTGTGAGGATAACacaatttaatgaaatattaaatacgctcaaactaactttttttttttttttgctttttgggtcacacccggcaatgcacaggggttactcctggttctccactcaggaattacccctggcggtgctcaggggaccatatgggatgctgggattcgaacccgggtcggccgcgtacagggcaaacaccctacccgctgtgctatcgctccagcccctcaaactaaCTTCTAATGTtctgcaaattaatttttatttgttttggggccatacatggcagtgctcagggcttactcctcactcttgcttagggatcaattctggtagtgctcaggagaccatatggggctccagggatgGAATGGTGAacagctgcttgtaaggcaagagactactacccactgtattctcgcTCTGACCCCAGTAATGTTATGCAAATTTGTGTCTAAACTATTATCTTTAAATTATAACTCGTTAAGGTAATgaataaaagagaagagagaaagaagaagaattgTTATCTTACTTACCGAA encodes:
- the LOC101550296 gene encoding cytochrome P450 2C42-like, translating into MLKNCIIDHRQSPLTDTQDLRAPPSVQPCVPYVQCLGLPCRGHCRHLSPLRLCDHRQSPLTVILTHHFYEKHNKKPEFTMANLIMTISDVFVAGTETMTTTLIYGLLLLLKYPEITAKAKEEIERVIGRHRSPSMQDRSNMPYMDALIHEIQRYMYIVPNGLPHAVTQNIKFSEYLIPNGTNIFTSLTSVLYDAKEFPNPEGFDPDQLLDESGNIKKSTYFMVSSAGKRVCVGEGLSRMQLYIFLTTILQQFTLKPLVDSKDIDTSPVLNGVESVPPFYKLCFVPV